From Micromonospora rifamycinica, a single genomic window includes:
- a CDS encoding glutathione peroxidase, whose product MTVFDIEIDALTGGPVDLAGYRGRALLVVNVASRCGLTPQYAGLQELSTEYADRGLVVLGVPCNQFAGQEPGTAAEIGEFCQVNYGVTFPLTEKVDVNGPARHPLYAALVDTPDADGHTGDVRWNFEKFLVAPDGTVAARFAPTVTPDSAELRAAIDKVLPAGR is encoded by the coding sequence ATGACCGTCTTCGACATCGAGATCGACGCCCTGACCGGCGGACCCGTCGACCTGGCCGGCTACCGGGGCCGGGCGCTGCTGGTGGTGAACGTGGCCTCCCGCTGCGGGCTCACCCCGCAGTACGCCGGCCTCCAGGAGCTGTCCACCGAGTACGCCGACCGGGGGCTGGTGGTGCTCGGGGTGCCGTGCAACCAGTTCGCCGGGCAGGAACCCGGCACGGCGGCCGAGATCGGCGAGTTCTGCCAGGTCAACTACGGGGTCACCTTCCCGCTGACCGAGAAGGTCGACGTCAACGGCCCGGCCCGGCACCCGCTCTACGCGGCGCTGGTCGACACCCCCGACGCCGACGGACACACCGGGGACGTCCGGTGGAACTTCGAGAAGTTCCTGGTCGCCCCGGACGGCACGGTCGCCGCCCGGTTCGCGCCCACGGTCACTCCGGACTCGGCCGAGCTGCGCGCCGCGATCGACAAGGTCCTGCCCGCCGGCCGGTGA
- a CDS encoding SGNH/GDSL hydrolase family protein codes for MSLAASIGVTLGVAVPAQAAPSDRYVALGDSYASGVGADSYTSESGACQRSTNAYPALYNTNVKPASYKSVACSGATTTDVVNNQLSALTSTTTLVSVTIGGNDVGFTSIMSTCVLQGESQCVAAVQAAENKARAELPGKLATVYRGIRSRAPSARVVVVGYPVFYQLGTVCVGLTATSRAKINEGINLVDDLTRTAATSAGFTFADVRSVFVGHQLCSYGEKWLHALNFVNLGVSYHPTAAGQSGGYYPVFRSAAG; via the coding sequence GTGAGTCTCGCGGCATCCATCGGCGTGACCCTCGGCGTGGCGGTGCCCGCCCAGGCGGCCCCCTCCGACCGGTACGTGGCCCTCGGCGACTCGTACGCCTCCGGCGTCGGCGCCGACAGCTACACCTCCGAGAGCGGGGCCTGCCAGCGCAGCACCAACGCCTACCCGGCGCTGTACAACACCAACGTCAAGCCCGCCTCGTACAAGTCGGTGGCCTGCTCCGGGGCGACCACCACGGACGTGGTCAACAACCAGCTCTCCGCACTGACCTCGACCACCACCCTGGTCAGCGTCACCATCGGCGGCAACGACGTCGGCTTCACCTCGATCATGAGCACCTGCGTGCTCCAGGGGGAGTCCCAGTGCGTCGCGGCCGTGCAGGCCGCCGAGAACAAGGCCCGCGCGGAGCTGCCCGGCAAGCTGGCCACCGTCTACCGGGGAATCCGGTCCCGCGCGCCGTCGGCCCGGGTGGTGGTCGTCGGCTACCCGGTCTTCTACCAGCTCGGCACGGTCTGCGTGGGGCTCACCGCGACCTCCCGCGCGAAGATCAACGAGGGCATCAACCTGGTGGACGACCTCACCCGCACCGCCGCCACCTCGGCCGGCTTCACCTTCGCCGACGTCCGGTCCGTCTTCGTCGGTCACCAGCTGTGCAGCTACGGCGAGAAGTGGCTGCACGCGCTGAACTTCGTCAACCTCGGTGTCTCCTACCACCCGACGGCGGCCGGCCAGTCCGGCGGCTACTACCCGGTCTTCCGCTCCGCGGCGGGCTGA